The Gloeobacter violaceus PCC 7421 DNA window TCGCCAGATGCACGGCGCTGTTGACATCGAACTGGCCGTTGAATATCGGTGTTTGGCGCAGCGATTCGAGGCGCTCCTGCCCCGCCGGGGAAGCCGTAAACGTTCCCAAGACCAGCGCCACGGCGACCGCTCCGCCGATGATCGTCTTGGCATTCAGGCGCGGCAGCAGCAGCACCGCCAGAAAGACCGCCGCCATGCCCAGGCCCCCGAGGGTCTTGGTACCCGTGTAAGGGATGACCAGCACCGCCATCAGCACCAGCCAGCGCCAGTGGCCGGTGAGCTTGAAGCGCCACCACGAGAGCCCCATCATCAAAAGCAAATAGAGCACGAAGGTGTCGGGGTGGCTGACGGTGCCGAAGACGCGGCCCTCCATGCGCGTCTGCATCAGCGGCGGCAAGGCGCCGTTGGCGAACATCTGTAAAAAGGCGACTGTGAGCGGCACGACGAGGGAGAGCATGATCAGGCTCAGTAGCCGCTCGGGGGTGATGCGGCCTTTGAGCTGCATCGCCAGGCCGTAGATCATCGCATAGGAGAGGATGCGGATCCACTCGCGCAGACTGTCCTCGCCCAACGTCGGGTAACCCAGCATCGCCGCGTCGGCGCGGTGGCCGAGCCAACCCTGGGCCATGGCGAGGGGCCAAAAGCCCATCAAGGCGATAAACAGCGCCAACACCCCCCACAGCCAGTCGCCCTGGATCGGTTTGCGCGCAAGCAGGCGGGTGATCAGATAAATCACCGTCACCGCGTCGATCAGTAGCGCCAGCGCCCCGGTCAGCCCGAAGCTGCTGA harbors:
- a CDS encoding O-antigen ligase family protein, whose product is MQGALLNRSGGWIALVAFIAGCALVGAALVKSPLLVGAAAVVAVGVICLILKFEVTVIILLVLRSSLDPFSSFGLTGALALLIDAVTVIYLITRLLARKPIQGDWLWGVLALFIALMGFWPLAMAQGWLGHRADAAMLGYPTLGEDSLREWIRILSYAMIYGLAMQLKGRITPERLLSLIMLSLVVPLTVAFLQMFANGALPPLMQTRMEGRVFGTVSHPDTFVLYLLLMMGLSWWRFKLTGHWRWLVLMAVLVIPYTGTKTLGGLGMAAVFLAVLLLPRLNAKTIIGGAVAVALVLGTFTASPAGQERLESLRQTPIFNGQFDVNSAVHLASVQNNSFVWRLAQWTYLLHAWERAPLLGHGLNTSTALSPFHNGAHNDYVRALAETGAVGLVLYLGLWAAVLTRLVGLWRASPRNSCARELRLVLIAVCAALLFGSLTNHLWETTTFYFYWWTAVAVAGWTFSEKTRHDPHPRPLSGAQ